A window from Syntrophorhabdaceae bacterium encodes these proteins:
- a CDS encoding TAXI family TRAP transporter solute-binding subunit yields the protein MKKVSCTFINVCLIFVIGFLFLGAAPEKPKPDKDWPKTYAIGSGTGSVYYAIAGGIGAISEKYLGIAGIPSKTSGAEETARLLHRNEIQFGFITPDVGSDCVRGIGNFKKTGRLNVRVILQDFPLGYTITTLEGKGINSPSDLKGKAGHIGGRASPICRTFFKETLQAYGMKAEDLKASLPHDTVTEAIEALIVGKVDFFIDPTPHPSAKWAELAATHPMKIVNVDDEHMKKMVKNVPYMFPMKIPGGTYKTMPKDVTVSAFSSIVCGNGDLPDRFVYELTKAVWTHFDEFKTYHSGAKYFSTESVKRINYMPYHPGAIKYYKEIGVWTKELDERQNKLLAEIGAKR from the coding sequence ATGAAAAAGGTGAGTTGTACTTTTATCAACGTGTGTTTAATTTTTGTGATTGGTTTCCTCTTCTTAGGGGCTGCACCAGAAAAACCAAAACCTGATAAAGACTGGCCGAAGACGTATGCGATAGGATCGGGAACAGGGTCTGTGTATTACGCTATCGCAGGCGGGATAGGTGCGATCTCCGAGAAATATCTGGGAATTGCGGGTATACCCTCAAAGACATCCGGGGCCGAAGAAACAGCACGGCTACTCCACAGGAACGAAATACAATTTGGTTTTATAACCCCTGATGTGGGCTCCGACTGTGTCCGGGGGATAGGTAATTTCAAGAAAACAGGCCGGTTAAACGTGAGGGTTATACTGCAGGATTTCCCCTTGGGGTACACCATTACCACGCTGGAAGGCAAGGGCATAAATTCTCCTTCGGATTTAAAGGGCAAGGCAGGTCATATAGGTGGTCGCGCTTCTCCTATCTGCCGGACTTTTTTTAAAGAAACCCTGCAAGCATACGGCATGAAGGCTGAAGATCTTAAGGCTTCTTTGCCACATGATACCGTTACTGAAGCGATAGAGGCGCTGATCGTCGGCAAAGTTGATTTCTTCATCGATCCCACACCCCATCCCTCCGCTAAGTGGGCAGAGCTTGCAGCGACGCATCCGATGAAAATTGTCAATGTAGATGATGAACATATGAAAAAGATGGTGAAAAACGTACCCTACATGTTTCCGATGAAGATACCGGGCGGGACATATAAAACCATGCCGAAGGACGTCACCGTTTCGGCATTCTCCTCCATCGTTTGCGGGAACGGAGATCTTCCCGACAGATTTGTCTATGAACTAACAAAGGCTGTCTGGACTCATTTCGATGAATTTAAGACCTACCATTCGGGGGCAAAATATTTCAGCACCGAGTCCGTGAAGAGGATAAACTACATGCCTTATCACCCAGGAGCAATAAAGTACTATAAGGAGATAGGGGTCTGGACAAAGGAACTGGATGAACGCCAAAACAAGCTTCTCGCTGAGATTGGAGCTAAAAGATAA